The following are encoded together in the Tamandua tetradactyla isolate mTamTet1 chromosome 14, mTamTet1.pri, whole genome shotgun sequence genome:
- the FOXA1 gene encoding hepatocyte nuclear factor 3-alpha, which translates to MLGTVKMEGHESSDWNSYYADTQEAYASVPVSNMNSGLGSMNSMNTYMTMNTMTTSGNMTPASFNMSYANPGLGAGLSPGTVAGMPGGSAGAMNSMTAAGVTAMGAALSPGGMGAMGAQPAASMNGLGPYAAAMNTCMSPMAYAPSNLGRSRAAAGGDAKTFKRSYPHAKPPYSYISLITMAIQQAPSKMLTLSEIYQWIMDLFPYYRQNQQRWQNSIRHSLSFNDCFVKVARSPDKPGKGSYWTLHPDSGNMFENGCYLRRQKRFKCEKQPGAGGGGGTGGGGAKGGPESRKDPSGAANPSADSPLHRGVHGKAGQLDGVPAPGPAASPQTLDHGGAAATGGASELKTPASSAAPPISSGPGALASVPPSHPVHGLAPHESQLHLKGDPHYSFNHPFSINNLMSSSEQQHKLDFKAYEQALQYSPYGATLPASLPLGSASVATRSPIEPSALEPAYYQGVYSRPVLNTS; encoded by the exons ATGTTAGGGACTGTGAAGATGGAAGGGCATGAGAGCAGCGACTGGAACAGCTACTACGCGGACACGCAGGAG GCCTACGCCTCGGTCCCAGTCAGCAACATGAACTCGGGCCTGGGCTCCATGAACTCCATGAACACCTACATGACTATGAACACCATGACCACGAGCGGCAACATGACGCCGGCATCGTTCAACATGTCTTACGCCAACCCGGGCCTGGGCGCCGGCCTGAGCCCCGGTACCGTGGCGGGCATGCCGGGGGGCTCCGCGGGCGCGATGAACAGCATGACGGCGGCAGGCGTGACCGCCATGGGAGCGGCGCTGAGCCCGGGCGGCATGGGCGCCATGGGCGCTCAACCCGCGGCCTCCATGAACGGCCTGGGCCCGTACGCGGCTGCCATGAACACGTGCATGAGCCCCATGGCGTACGCGCCGTCCAACCTGGGCCGCAGCCGCGCCGCGGCCGGCGGGGACGCCAAGACGTTCAAGCGCAGCTACCCTCACGCCAAGCCGCCCTACTCCTACATCTCGCTCATCACCATGGCCATCCAGCAGGCGCCCAGCAAGATGCTCACGCTGAGCGAGATCTACCAGTGGATCATGGACCTCTTCCCCTATTACCGGCAGAACCAGCAGCGGTGGCAGAACTCCATCCGCCACTCGCTCTCCTTCAACGACTGCTTCGTCAAGGTAGCGCGCTCCCCAGACAAGCCAGGCAAGGGCTCCTACTGGACGCTGCACCCGGACTCCGGCAACATGTTCGAGAACGGCTGCTACTTGCGCCGCCAGAAGCGCTTCAAGTGCGAGAAGCAGCCCGGGGCCGGGGGCGGCGGCGGGACCGGGGGCGGCGGCGCCAAGGGCGGGCCTGAGAGCCGCAAGGACCCCTCGGGCGCCGCCAACCCCAGCGCCGACTCGCCCCTTCACCGCGGTGTGCACGGCAAGGCCGGCCAGCTAGATGGCGTGCCGGCCCCCGGGCCCGCCGCCAGCCCGCAGACTCTGGACCACGGCGGGGCGGCGGCGACAGGGGGCGCCTCCGAGCTGAAGACTCCGGCCTCGTCGGCGGCGCCTCCCATCAGCTCCGGGCCCGGGGCATTGGCATCGGTGCCCCCTTCCCACCCGGTGCATGGCCTGGCACCCCACGAGTCCCAGCTACACCTGAAAGGGGACCCCCACTACTCCTTCAACCACCCCTTCTCCATCAACAACCTCATGTCCTCCTCGGAGCAGCAGCACAAGCTGGACTTCAAGGCCTACGAACAGGCACTGCAGTACTCGCCCTACGGTGCTACGTTGCCCGCCAGCCTGCCGCTCGGCAGCGCCTCGGTGGCCACCAGGAGCCCCATCGAGCCTTCAGCCCTGGAGCCGGCCTACTACCAAGGTGTGTATTCCAGACCTGTCTTAAACACTTCCTAG